A stretch of DNA from Parabacteroides pacaensis:
GGTAAAAAATGTAATTGCTTTGTTCCTGGCGGAGGTTCTTTTCCGGGTATTGAAGGAGACGCAAGCTGATGAAGCTTTATTTGCGTTCTTGTATGAGTCTGTTTTTTTATTGGAATCTACAGATAAAAGTGTGGCAAATTTCCATTTGGTTTTTTTATTGCATTTGCTCCATTATTTAGGTATTTTCCCGAATCTGGATTCCTATCGGTTTGCTAGTTATTTTGATATGTTAAACGCTGTTTTTGTGGATGCTGTTCCTATGCATAAATATTTTCTTACTCCGGAAGAAAGTCAAGTCTTTGCCAATTTGTTACGGATAAGTTTTGATAATATGCATGTTTATGCGTTTTCGCGTGCAGACCGGGTCGGTATTGTTAACCGGATCATCGAGTACTATCGTCTTCATTTGCCGGAATTCCCTGAAATAAAGTCCATTGCCGTGATGCAGAGCCTTTTTGATTAATGGAACGATTTTCTGTTTATTGCATTAAACACCTAAAATAGTTGTGCATCTAAGTAAAAGGTTATATTTTTGCAACTCATTAACAGGGTCCTGTAGTTCAATGGATAGAACGGAAGTTTCCTAAACTTTAAATCCGGGTTCGATTCCCGGCGGGACTACTAATTTTAAAATAATACCCGTTGTAAATTAGGAATTTGCAACGGGTTTTTCTTTTGTCTTGTAACGATATTTGGAACAAAATGTACTTTTCAATAAAAAATCACAAGAATACTTGTCCTTTGCCTGTTATCACATAATACAAGTTTATATTATATGCCTCTACAGCTCGTTTAAGAGCATAAAGGGGCACGTTCATAGATTGTTCCGTCTCCATCCGGTAGATGTTGTTGGAAGGAATGCCAACCACTTCACCGAACTGTCGTTTGCTTTTGATCTTCCGCATTCCGATAAGTTGATACATAACATCGATGAAACGTTGTGTTATTTCCCTTGATTCGGTTGTTTTGCTTTCATCTGAACTTGAACGTGCCATATTCTTTATTATTTACGTTTAATAGCCATTGCAGAGCCCTGCAATCCTTCTCTTTTGGTTAAGGTATTAAAATAGGGTTCGATTTTCAAGTTGATAATTCCATTTGCTCCCTGTTTTACCGCTTCATTATAAAGTCCATCTACTACATCTTGTTGAGTAGCGTAAATTATTTTATGAGTAGTTAGCAGCCCATCCCCATAACTTACATTTTTAGCGTTATTATTTTTTTTATTCTGTTTATTTTCTGTTCCTGATAAGACTAATGTAGAAATAGAACCGATTGCATCATATTCAAAGGATACAGAATTTGCTTCCGAAATAAAAAATCCTTTTGTTGTGTATTTTGTATAATCCACAAAAGAGGAAGATGTACTAAATTTAGCAGTTGGCATACAGCTGGTGAAAAATATACAAAAAGTGATAGCCGGAAGTAATAAAATCTTTTTCATATTGTTCAATTTTTGATTGTAATAAAATCATTTAACATCCCAGAGAATAGTCTCTTTATATTCCTTATTTTTATACTTATATTCTATTATTAAAGCAGGTAAATAAGTTTGGTAAAGTGACATATTAAATGTTCTTATAGTATTGGGTTCTAATATTCCTAAAAGAGTAGAATCAGCCATAGCAATAGTAGTATTAGTAGATGTGTCTATTACATAAATATTAGTTAAGGTAATTTCGCTTTCAGTTACGTTTAATATATGAGTACTGATACTACCAGTGACATACCCGTTCATATTTATAATAGATACTTCTTGCGTTACCTCTATATTCTCTTTAACTATATGGATTTCGCAGCTTGCCGTATGTTCTCCATCAGGAGTGCTAGCCGAAATAATACAATCTCCTTCAGAAATTCCTTTTATTACTCCATGTTCATTCACTGTAGCAATATTAGGATTTGATGACTTCCATATAAGATCCACTTCGGTTGCCTCAACAGGAGTTACAATAAGTTGTAAGGAATATTCTTTTCCTATGCCTATTTTTTTATTAGGTGGGACTATCGCTAAATCTGTTATTTTTATAATAGGCTTTCCTGTCGAATACGAAAGTTTATAAATTTCAGTACTGTCTTTTCCATTAATGGTTAAATGATATGTGCCTATGACTTCGTTATTCTCAAATGATAATGACATTTCACAAGTATCATAGGAGGGAAGTTTGACTAGGTAAGACCATTCATTTTCATTATAATTCCCAAAAATATTTTCTTTTGAGATATGTAAAGGTGTTATTTCTATAAAGGTCGAATCGTTTGTAAATAGAACTTTCTCTGTCGGTATCATAAGTCTTGCAGCATGTCTAATAACATTACCTTCGTTATCTATTTGGGCACACCAATCTCTTGCTTTAGGATTCCTCTTTAATTCATTTTCGTTAATAGTACAAAAGAAAAAATCATCGAACATCGTAACATCAGAATAAAAATATCCATCAAATACTTTTGCAAATTTTGTTTTACCGTCTTTAGGAGAAACAATCACAGGAGAACATTCATAAAATTTGTATGCTTCATCTCCTTCTAACACATTAGCAACTAAAATATTTCCGTTTTTCAATAGGCGAAAATTGTGTGCTCGTGATGAGTATTGATTATTTTTATGTAAAGTCTCCCATATACATTCACCAGTGCTTGTAAATTTTGCTATCCAGAAGTTCTTTCTACTTTCAGGAGTATTCCGAGAACCATATAAATATCTTACATTATTTTCTTCATCAACAAATAGAGAATATCTTACTAAAGTTTCTGGATCATTTGGATAACACCCAGTACCTTTATAAATTTCTTCTTTTATGCCAGTATCAATGGGTGCTGGTTGCAATTCATCTTTTCCACAGGAAAACAAAGCTAAAATTAATGCTAATAAAAATAATGTTTGCTTCATTATATTTGGATTTAATGGTTAGTATTTAAGTTATTTAGTTCCATTTATTAATATGTGCTACTCCGATAACAATAGCCCAGTCTTGTATTTCTTCGACCGGTAAATCAAAAGGCATATAACCTTCTTCAACGTTGAAAGAAACACACTGTATATATTGTGTTCCTAGATCGGATTGCATCACCTTTTTTATTATGATACCATCAGGTGTAGCTAAGGCATATACTTCACCCCAGCGTAAGTAACTCCGGCTTTTCCAGAGTTTGCAAGCGACAACGTCATTATTAAAAATACTTTTTTCAGGGATATTCCGATTTATCATACTTCTACCACTAGCTATCAAGGTGAAATCATGACCTTTTAGATTAGGAATGGAATATTTTTTGCATTTATATTCTTCTATAGCAATAGCAAAGCCTCCCGGCATACCACAAAAAGCTGCGCTTGCTTCAAAGTGAGGTTTTAGAGAATCAGTATCGACATTTGTTAGCATAGGTACTCCGTCTTGATCTGCGCTTTCTGGTAACGGTCTCCCTACTCCATCTTCGAGCCAATCACGCGATACTTGATAAACAGAACATAGTCTTTTAATAGGAGAGAAAGTAACGTTAGCTTTCCCTTCCTTTACCTTATTAATAAGGCTGACGGGAACACCTATATTTTCGGCTATTGTGGCATAGCTTTGTTTTGCATTGTCCTGGTCTCGAACATTGTCTTTTATGTAGTCTACGATCTCAATAAACCTTTGAGATATGGCTGTAGCTTCGACTGTTGGTTCTTCGGCAGGGAAAAGAGTGCCTGGTTCTTCTTTGAGCATTGGGCCTTCACCGGATAATAACCAAGATTTACTAAATTCAGAAAATACAGATAATATCTTGTTTGCCATTTGTGGAGATATATTTTTAGTTTTACCTTTTTGTATATCATAAATGGCTTGAGCTCTCTCTAATCCTATCCTTTCAGAAAAAGATTTTGCGTTGAACCCAGTATGTTTTAAAATAGCATCTATTATTTCCTGTGCAGACATAATAAAAAAACTTAAATACAGATTATTTCTTTATTTTCTATTGTTTATACAGATATTTTCTGTATATTTGCATAGTGATTATAAACAATCAGTAATCACAACACAAAGTAAACAACAAATATAGAATAAAAAAATGACCCGAAGAGGTCAAAATGATATAAAAATACCCTGTTAGGGTAAATTCTTTGACGTATTTAGGCTTTCATCACCTGCAGAAATGAGGTTAAAGGATGAAAGAGTTTACGAAAGCACTCCACAGGGGAGTGCCCAGAGAAAGCTAACTGGCGTTCAGCTAATATATGTGTTACCTTTCGGTGTTGAGGCTGTAAGTCCTTAGGTTAACCGTCGCATGATATTAACTGGATGCTTATATATGCCCTGTATGGTCTTTGAGCCTACTGTTTAATCAAGTGCAGGGTACAATGATTAAATTATAAACATTCAATTTTAATTATTAGGTTTAATAAATCCTACCGGGTTGCGTGGCTTGGTTTGCAGTTTGTTTTGAGCTTGCAGTTCTGCCAAAGTCTGATTGATAAGCTCAAGTTGCATACGGGTATCATCGTTGATGTCGTTGTAATCGGCGAATACATCTTCGATATAGTCTTTTAATTCTTTCATTTGAGTTTCCAATTGATCTACTCTATCTATGGGAGGATTGGCAATTAGTTGACGTATGGCAACGAATGCACGGACTACCAAAACGCTGGTCTGTATTGCTATATCACTTCTAAGCACACTCGATAGCATGACCACACCATGTTCTGTAAATGCCAGTGGCAAAGCTGTTTTAGGTCGTTTACTTCGGGATGTCATCACAATTTGTGATGACATATTGTCCCATTCGTCCTTTGATAACTGAAACATAAAATCTTCCGGGAAGCGGTTTATATTACGTTTTACAGACTGGTTGAGGACACGTGTTTCAACTTGATAGAGTTCTGCCAAGTCGTAGTCAAGCATTACCTTTTGACCCCGTATCTCGTATATTTTATTTTGGATGAGTTGTAATTGTTCCATCTGATTGTAATGTAAGGGTGATATAAACGATTACCTTTTGCTAAGGTTCTCGATGGTACGTTGCTGGCTTTCGATAATGTTAAACAATCGTTCTTGGGTAATGGGGGATATCCTGCTGTATTCAACTGTTGGTTCAGCAGCCCGCATTGTTAACGAATCTTCTTCAAGGTCAAAGGGATTGCTTTTAAGCATTTCACCCTTGCCGGTAAGTAACCAATCACCTGAAATGCGTTCGCATTTTGAATATATTAAATCAATATCAAATGTATTCCGAGTTATCCATGTGTTGATGGTTTGTGGTTTAACTCCTAATTTACAGGCAAATTGAGCTTTATTGCCTTTGCAGAAATAATCAATTAAAGCCTCAAGTATTTCGCTTTTTTCCATATTGCAAATGTTAAATATTCATTTTGAGTAAAATAAATTCGCAATTTGCTTTGTTGTTATTCGCAAAACGCGTATCTTTACATCATCATAATAAACGACATACAAAGTAACAATAAAATAGGAAGTAAAACAATAACCTGAAAGGGTCAAAATTAAAAAATAATCATCATGAAAGCAAGGTACAACAAATCAGACATTATGAAACAAGCTTGGGCAAATTTCAGAAAAGGTACTCACAAAACATTTTCCAAATGTTTGCAAGCAGCCTGGAAGACAGCTAAGGTCTTTCAGCAGAAACAGAATGACTTCATGGCGAAACTACAGGCAGAGATGGCAAAAATTGAAGCTTCTTTTAAATGTACTCCGACAGTTTACCATGTTTATGAAGGTGAACCTTATGCAGATTATGAATCAAATAAATATATGGGAGATTAAGATTATGAAGACAGGAACTAAAGTTATTGCTTACTGGGTATCTAATGAGGTTGGAAAGGTAGTTCAATTTAACCCTAAAACCCAAACAGTAAATATAAAGTATTCCCGTGGGATGGGAATGGTAACAGAGCATATCTCACGCGTTAAAGTCGTGAATTAATAGTAGGTGTTTTCCATGGTGTTTAGATTAGGTTAAAAAGCAGCCGGGTGAAAGTCCCGGCATCCGGGCGGTAAGTATTCAGGGATGAAACGTTACAGAGTGCGCACAAAGTAAAAAGGCTGGTTTGATGCCAGCACCGTCCACAATTCAAACAATTTAAATTTAGTTATTATGGGATACAAAGAATCAATAGAAAAACTTAGAAACCGATGTGTAAAAGGTGACGTAGTAGAGTTCTGTAAGATGGTACCTTGCAGTACTATGATATTTTATAGTGCTTGTAAAAAAGAAGACTGGCAAGCATTAACACCTACTGAACTTGCCGTTATTAATTCTGCATTTCTCTTTTTTAAAAAACGAGATGAAATGGCAGAAGCTACTAAAGTATTAGCCGAAGAGTTATGATGCCTTTAACTCGAAGTGAAACCGAAGCCGTCTTGATGTTGACAGAACATGAAGTTATCAAGATTGCCGCTGATAAACGTTGTGTCTCGGAACACACGGAAAAGAATCAGATTAAAGCGGCTATGGCAAAGCTGGGAGTTACAACGCAAATAGGGTTGATGAAAGAAGTGTTCCGGCGAGTGTATGGTGTTGAATACTCTTTTGAAGAGGCTAAAAGAATACTTATTTCCCTTTGTCTTTTAGTGTTGTTTCTGGGTAATATGAACCATGTAGACCAAGCACGAAGGGGACGCAGAGTTAGAAGGCGTGTAGAAACAGAATTTGTAATTGAAGGAGAGTTTGAGACATGGCAGTAGTAGAACAAATTATTAAGATGACTAAAGCAGACCTGCATGAGTTTGTTGCAGACATCGAAGAGAAAAAAGCAAAAGCGGAAGCCTATGACAAATTTTATAACATTTTAGTGCCTATCTCATGGATTGAGACGGTACATAAAGTGAATGCAGTTACAGTACGGCGTTACATAGAACGCGGTTTGATTATACCGGAAGAACGACAGTCAAGAACTGAACATTACAAGTTTCGTTTATCGTATGTTCTCCGATTGGATTTTCACAAATTAAGAAGACAACTTAAATCTATAAGGTGATGAAAATAATATTATCACTCGTTTATCTATTCATTTCCTTAATTGCCCTTCTTGGAGAATACACAGGAACAGATTACGTTGTAGAATTAGGATATTACCTATTCTGGGGTATCAACTGCCTTATAGCAGTTCCTCTGGTCAACAAGCAACTAAAACGTTTAGACAATCATTAACACTAAAAAAATAACGAAAATGACATTAATTAAACGACCGTCCGAACTGAATGTTCAGACCACCATCAAAGTATTAATTTACGGGCAACCGGGTTTAGGAAAGACAACCCTTGCCTTAAGTTCTCCGGATCCGGTATTGTTTGATTTCGACAATGGGGTGCACCGTATCAATGCGGCCCACAAAGTTCCTACCCTTCAGATTAGTTCCTGGGATGAGGTGATAGAAACATTACAGGATAATTTATCAGAGTTTAAGACAATTGTTATTGACACGGCCGGAAAGATGCTGGACTATATGTCGGCTTATATCATCCGCAATGACCCGAAGATGGGACAGCGGGACGGTAGCCTGTCCCTTAAAGGTTATGGAGCCCGGAAACAGATGTTTATTAACTTCCTGCGGCAAGTCTCCATGATGGGGAAACACATCATTTTCGTAGCCCATGAAAAGGAAGACAAGGAAGGCGACCAGAAAATCATCCGACCGGAGATAGGCGGTTCCTCGGCAAACGATATGATTAAAGAGCTTGATCTTGTGGGCTACATGCAGGCTATTGGAAAAGACCGAACTATCTCTTTCGACCCATGTGAAAAGTTCTACGGGAAAAACACCTGCAACCTACCTTCTACAATTAAGGTTGCCAAGGTCGTTAATGAAAATGGCATTGCCTGTGGGGATAACAATTTTATGGCTTCCATCTTTGATTCATACCAAAAGTATTTAAAAGAACAGGTAGACCGGGCAGGGGAATACGAAGCCTTGATAGATTTGATAAAAATCAACGTGGAGGCGATTGTAAATGCAGACACAGCCAATGAAATCGTAGACAAAGTGCTAAAGTTTGAACATGTCTGGGACAGCAAGCTAAAGGCAGCTTCGATGATTTCAAAGCGTTGTGCGGAGCTAGGGTTGAAGCTTAATAAACTGACTAAGAAGTATGAAGATGCAAAAGCAACAACAGCAGCCTAAGTACAAGTTTTATCCAAGTCTCCTCGACAAGTTCGGGGAGTACCTGAACAGTGCCGCGCAGGTAGACAAGCCTTGGAACGTAGACAAAACACCCGATGAAGTAGTAGAAGGTATCGAACAGGAGTTATTGAACATGATTAACCGGGTTCCCTTCGAGAGTGAAGCGACAGATCGGGGGACGGCATTTAATGAACTTGTTGACCTATCCATCGAAAACCGGAAACAGTTCAACCAGTTGCTAAACGAACCCGGTAATATAACTTATACCCTTACCAAGAAGGACGGCCGCACAGCTACCTTTACTTTTCCTCGTTCTATCGTGGAAGAGTTCGCAGAGTATTTCCGGGGTTCTATCCCACAGGTGCTTTGCCAGGGAACCTTGACAACCAAGTATGGTGTAGTTGAACTATACGGATATTCAGACGAAGTAAAGCAGGATATGGTGTACGATATAAAAACCACCTCACAGTATAGTTTTCCAAAATACCATAACGGCTGGCAAAAACACGTTTACCCCTTTTGTTTGACACAGCGAGGTTGCCATATTTCGGGGTTTGAGTATACAATAACCGATTTTCGGAACTCCTATCAAGAGTATTACCCGTTTAATTATTGGAAGTCGGAAGAAGCCCTCAGGCTGCACAGTGAACGGTTGATTGAATACTTGGAATCAAAACGGGAATTGATAACGGATAAGAAAATTTTCGCAGAAGAATGACCATCGAATTCGTAAAAGAAAACGGCATAATCTCCCGGTTCAGCCATCCTTTAAAATACGCTTTTTCCCTTCTTAAGAACGGGGAATATATCTTGGAGATCAAGCGCAAGGTAAGGAAACGGACATTGGATCAAAACGCCTTGATGTGGATGTGGTTTACCTGCATCGAACATGAGACCGGCACGTTAAAGCAGGACGTACACGATTATTATTGCACGAAGTTTCTTTCACGAAAGACAATGATAAAAGGGGAAGAAGTAATAGTTGTCGGGGGTACATCGAAGCTGAACACAGCCAGCATGACGGATTTTTTAAACAAGGTACAAGCGGAATCCGCCAGTGAATGGGGTATTCGTCTGCCCTCTCCCGATGATGTTTACTTTGATTATTTCAAAAACGAGTATGAACGACTTTCAAAATTTTAAAACTCATGGAAGAAAGAGAACACAACATCAAAAAAGCCGTACTTAACGGCCGTCAACTCACAGTAACTTATACGGAAACCTATCCCGAAGGCGATAAGGACATAACCGTCAAGTCTGAAATCCCGGCACACAAGGATTGCACGGATGCCTTCAAGAAGCTTATCCCGCACTTTATCCTTCTTACCGAAATGAAGGAATCGGACGAAGTAAGCAGGCGTGCCGCAGAATCGGGCATTGAGAACATAGGCGATGACGATGATTTCAAGAACGCCGAGGTTTACGGTATTAAGATGGGTAAAAGCGATGGAAATGTCAGCACGGTAACCCTGATGGGTGAACGGTACCTGAAAACAGGCGGTTCAGTGGAATTCAATTCACTGGCGCAAGTCCTTGAACCGGAAGGCGGAGAGTTTGAATATCCCTACATCAATGAATTGAACTTGGCTATCCAAGCTGTCTTGTATGAAGTAAAGGAATACCTTTTCAACGGGAAATACGCCATCGTTCAAAAGGAAATAAACTTTGAAGTCATGGCAGATGCACCGTTCGAAGCGGAAATAGGGAAAATGGAAGATACGGACACCGGAGCGTTTACCCCAATCACAATAGCGAAACCCAAGCGCGGCCGTCGCAAGAAAAGTGAAACCATGACAGCAGTACCGGCATGTTAATCCAAGAGGACGAAAAGAATTATTATGTACAATTCAACTACCACCCCATGATGATAGAAGTAGTAAAACGGATTCCCGGNACCCAAGCGCGGCCGTCGCAAGAAAAGTGAAACCATGACAGCAGTACCGGCATGTTAATCCAAGAGGACGAAAAGAATTATTATGTACAATTCAACTACCACCCCATGATGATAGAAGTAGTAAAACGGATTCCCGGCAGGAAATTCGATGGCAAACTTAATATGTGGGTGGTACCGAAAAGTTATTTTCCACCCGGTAAATATACTCAAAGCGCGTATGTACAGATATTTGCTAATTGGTCTATAAAATGCGGATATGAAAGAAATGTCCAGAAAGGAACACCGGCAACGCGTCCGGACGTGCATTATACGCTTCCCCCCATGCCGGATCTTACGGTAGAACACGGGTTAAAGATAGAGCCGTTTCCTTATCAGAAACAGGGAATTGCTTATGCTTTGCAGAAGAAGCGATGCTTCTTTGGGGACATGCCGGGATTAGGCAAGACCCTTCAGGCCATCGGCACAGCTTTTATAGCGAAAGCTTATCCTGTTTTAGTTATCTGTCCTGCCAGTTTGAAAATCAACTGGCAGCGTGAATGGAAAAAGTTCACCGGCAAGGATGCCATTATTCTGGATGATCGGAATAAAAACAATTGGTACCGGTACTACGAAATGAAATGCTGTGATGTATTCATCACTAACTATGAATCCTTGAAAAAGTTCTTCGTGGAAGACTTTGCCGGTGGGGTAACACGCTCCATCCGGTTAAAGCCGGAAGCCAGCCTTTTTCGTTGCGTGATTATCGACGAAAGTCACCGATGTAAATCAAGCAAAACCCAGCAATCAAAAATCTGCTACAAGCTGTGCCAAAAGAAGGAGTACGTATTCATGCTTACCGGCACGCCATCTATAAACGGTCCGAAAGACTTGATTGAGCAGCTAAAGATCATGGGCCGGTTGGATGACTTCGGCGGGTATAAGTCCTTTGAAGCGAACTTTCTGCAAGGCCCCCGGCAGGCGAGCAACCTTGAAATGCTTAACTGGCGACTGTGGAATACTTGTTTCTTTCGTCGGGAAAAATCTAAGGTACTTGCCGAACTGCCGGACAAAATGCGGCAGGTGATTCAGATGGATATTACTACCCGAAAAGAATACGAGTATGCGGAACGAAATCTAATCAGTTACCTTTCTTCCTACGAACATGCCGATGATGAAAAGCTACGGCGCGCCGAGCGTGGCAAGGTGATGGTTCAGATGCAGAAGCTCCGGCAGATTTCGGCAAGAGGTAAAATATCGGCAGCTGTGGAATTCATACAGGACATCATGGATTCGGGCGAGAAGCTAATCGTTTTTGCGTTCCTGAAAGAAGTTGTTCAAGCGATAAAAGATGTGTTCCCTACGGCTGTTACGATTGTAGGAGAGAATAGCAGTCAGGAACGCCAGACGGCGGTAGACCGGTTCCAGAACGATCCGAAATGTCAGCTTATCATCTGTAACTACAAGTCTGCCGGCGTAGGACTGACATTAACAGCTAGCAGCCGGGTTGCCTTTATCGAGTTCCCGTGGACGTTTGCCGATTGTGAACAAGCGGAAGACCGGGCGCACCGTATCGGGCAAAAGGATAGTGTCAACTGCTATTACTTCTTGGGCCGGAATACCATTGACGAAGACAGCTGGGACATCATTCAGACCAAGAAGGATATCGCCAACGACGTTACCGGCACCGATGACCAGGTACCGGAGAAAGCGGTCGATGCGATTATGTTGAAATACTCGACTAAAGCGGGTATAAAGAAAAAAGAAACTGGCACGGCTCCGTTCGAAAGGGAAAGTGCGTTATTCAGTAGTGTAGTATGAAAGGAGAAGCTAACCTGCAATCGAATTGCATAACATGGTTCGACTTGCAATACCCGAACCTATCCCCACTCCTTTTCGCAGTCCCGAACGGTGGGAGCCGGAATAAGATAGAGGCCGTAAACCTAAAGAGGCAAGGGGTTAGGGCCGGAGTATCTGACCTTATCCTCCTCTTTCCCCGGCAAGGACATGGCGCTCTGCTTATCGAGATGAAGTACGGCTCCGGGAGAAAGCACCCGGGACAAAAGACATGGCAAAAGATTGTGGAATCAGCCGGATACAAATACGTTGTGTGCCGGAGTTTGGATGAGTTTATGCGGGAAGTGAATAATTATTTAGGCAAGTGAGAATATGAACTATATCGAATTGATTAATCAGTTCTGGAGGATTAGACGGTATAAGCCTTTAACAGCTTATGAAGCCGACCTCTACTATTACCTGATGCAAGAGTGTAATAATAGAAAGTGGCTTAATCCGTTCAATTTGTCTACGAATTTAATCTGCGCGGAATTAGGAATAGCAAGAAAAACGCTTTCTGATTTACGCAACCGATTAAAGCAAAAGGGGCTGATTGATTTCGTAGAAGGTCAAAAGAATAAATCCAATGCCGTTTACAAATTGATTTATGTTACCGAGGGTAACATACAGGGTAACGAACTTGGTAACATACAGGGTAACCATTTAAATACTAAACATAAACTAAATAATATACCCCCTAACCCCCAACAGGGGGAAATCGGTTTTCCTTCGGAGAAACCGAAACGGGGGCGTAAACCCAAAGTTGAGTTTATTCCTCCCACCATAGAAGAAGTTCAATCTTATTTTCAATCTTCCGGCTTGCCGGCATGGGAAATACAAGCGGAGAAGTTCTTCAACCACTGGAATAGCCAAGGTTGGAAAAAGGGTACAGGAGCCAAGATAACGAATTGGGACAGTTTAGCTAACAATTGGATACTAACGGAAAAAGAGAAAGGAGAAAAAGATGCAAGGAGTAATGGAAACCTGGGCAGCTTACCGGAACAACCCGCCTATGGAGAAGACTAAACTTTCTTACAGCGAGGAATACGAATTGAAGATGAAATTCTTGCGCGTGGCACGAAGTTGTACGAAAGGAATTTTTACCATCGACAACCGGAATAAAAAACTGGTTGGTGATTTGTTCAACTACTTTTTAGGACTACCCGGAGAGCTTGACCTTCGTAAAGGACTGTGGCTTGAAGGGCCAGTGGGAACCGGGAAAAGTTTACTGATGTACGTTTTCTCCGAGTTCATGAAAAGTCTTCGCCAAGGCTTTCAGGTGTACATCTGTAGCTCTGTTACCACAGAATATGCCTTAAGTGGTGATCTGGATAAATACCTGTTAAATGAAAATGGCTTTGCAGCCTCTCCGGTTCCGATGTGTTTTGACGAACTGGGGCGAGAACCGATACCATCGGCCTACTACGGGCAAAAAATGAATGTCATGCAACATATTCTTCATGTTCGGTACAGTTATTGGCAGACCACCGGGTTAAAAACATACGTCACGACAAATTGTGACGCTAACAAAATTGGCGAGATATACGATGATTATATCCGTGACAGGCGGAAAGAGATGTTTAACAAAATAGCCGTTACGGGGGAAAGCAGGAGATAAAATGAAAAAGAAAAAACTAATCCCCGAAAGGAAATCCTTCCCCAAGATAGGAACACCTATTAAAAAAGTGACGGAAGTCGAAAAAATCCCCATGAGCCAAATATTTGAAGAGGCCAAGTTCGACCGTTCCCGAATGGCTTTCCTTGTAAACGTCATCTTTTCACTG
This window harbors:
- a CDS encoding DEAD/DEAH box helicase, whose amino-acid sequence is MLIQEDEKNYYVQFNYHPMMIEVVKRIPGRKFDGKLNMWVVPKSYFPPGKYTQSAYVQIFANWSIKCGYERNVQKGTPATRPDVHYTLPPMPDLTVEHGLKIEPFPYQKQGIAYALQKKRCFFGDMPGLGKTLQAIGTAFIAKAYPVLVICPASLKINWQREWKKFTGKDAIILDDRNKNNWYRYYEMKCCDVFITNYESLKKFFVEDFAGGVTRSIRLKPEASLFRCVIIDESHRCKSSKTQQSKICYKLCQKKEYVFMLTGTPSINGPKDLIEQLKIMGRLDDFGGYKSFEANFLQGPRQASNLEMLNWRLWNTCFFRREKSKVLAELPDKMRQVIQMDITTRKEYEYAERNLISYLSSYEHADDEKLRRAERGKVMVQMQKLRQISARGKISAAVEFIQDIMDSGEKLIVFAFLKEVVQAIKDVFPTAVTIVGENSSQERQTAVDRFQNDPKCQLIICNYKSAGVGLTLTASSRVAFIEFPWTFADCEQAEDRAHRIGQKDSVNCYYFLGRNTIDEDSWDIIQTKKDIANDVTGTDDQVPEKAVDAIMLKYSTKAGIKKKETGTAPFERESALFSSVV
- a CDS encoding VRR-NUC domain-containing protein, whose amino-acid sequence is MKGEANLQSNCITWFDLQYPNLSPLLFAVPNGGSRNKIEAVNLKRQGVRAGVSDLILLFPRQGHGALLIEMKYGSGRKHPGQKTWQKIVESAGYKYVVCRSLDEFMREVNNYLGK
- a CDS encoding helix-turn-helix domain-containing protein — its product is MNYIELINQFWRIRRYKPLTAYEADLYYYLMQECNNRKWLNPFNLSTNLICAELGIARKTLSDLRNRLKQKGLIDFVEGQKNKSNAVYKLIYVTEGNIQGNELGNIQGNHLNTKHKLNNIPPNPQQGEIGFPSEKPKRGRKPKVEFIPPTIEEVQSYFQSSGLPAWEIQAEKFFNHWNSQGWKKGTGAKITNWDSLANNWILTEKEKGEKDARSNGNLGSLPEQPAYGED